In Moorena sp. SIOASIH, the sequence AAATGGATTAGCAGGAACAGCAGTCTCAGTATTTTCATTCTCTGCTGAAACTTCTCTATTAACGTTTTGAGAATCCACTAAGGGCATCAGCTGCTTAAAGCTATCTTGACGAGCCTCTGTGCCAAAGTCATAGCCAATGGTGCCGATTGCGTAAACCAAAGCTTTTGAACCACTATCACAGCCACATCCCATGGAAGGGACGACACCGCTGGGGGTAACCCTACTAGAAGCAACGGTGTTAGCAGTCATAGCGGGTACCGCACCCATCTGCTGATAATGAACCGGCATTCCCTGTTGAACCGGCGTGGCGTGCTGAACCGGTGTAGTCTGAGCAGCGGGAACGACTCCCATCTGCTGATAATGAACCGGCATTCCCTGTTGAACCGGCGTGGCGTGCTGAACCGGTGCAGTCTGACCAGCGGGAACGACACCCATCTGCTGATAATGAACTGGCATTCCCTGTTGAACTGGCATTCCTTGCTGAACCGGTGCAGTCTGGCCAGCGGGAACGACACCCATCTGCTGATAATGAACCGGCATTCCCTGTTGAACCGGCATTCCTTGCTGAACCGGTGCAGTCTGACCAGCGGGAACGACTCCCATCTGCTGATAATGAACCGGCATTCCCTGTTGAACGGGAGCAGCGGGAACGACTCCCATCTGCCCATGATGAACTGAATGAACTGGCATGGCTTGCTGAACCGGTTCATTATAGGCAGCGGGAACGACTCCCATCTGCTGATAATGAACCGGCATTCCCTGTTGAACTGGCATGGCTTGCTGAATGGGTGCAGTGTGAGCAGCGGGAACAACTCCCATCTGCCCATGATGAACTCGATGAACTGGCATGGCTTGCTGAACCGGTTCATTATAGCCAGCGGGAACGACTCCCATCTGCTGATAATGAACCGGCATTTCCTGTTGAACTGGCATGGCTTGCTGAATGGGTGCAGTCTGAGCAGCGGGAACGACTCCCATCTGCCCATGATGAACTCGATGAACTGGCATGGCTTGCTGAACCGGTGCAGTGTGAGCAGCAGGAACGACTCCCATCTGCCCATGATGAACTGGCATTCCCTGTTGAACTGGCATGGCTTGCCGAACCGGTGCAGTCTGAGCAGCGGGAACGACTCCCATCTGCCCATAATGAACTGGGTGAACTGGCATCCCTTGCTGAATCGGTGCAGTCTGTGCAGCGGGAATGACTCCCATCTGACGATGAACTGGCATGGCTTGCTGAACCGGTGCAGTCTGTGCAGTGGGTTCTACAGTCATTTGTCCAGAAGTAGCACTGGGGACAACTGTCGTTTCGTAGACTTGCTGCTGATTAACCGATTCAGCCGAACCCAAATTACTGGCTTCACTGGGTTGCATTCTTTCCACCTCCCAATTCTGATTGGACATTTCTTGTGTTTCCCCTTTAGTAATCAACTCATATGCTCCAGGAATATTGAGACGACCTGCCAGACAACGACGAGCATCTGGAACTGTATCTGGGTGGCAAGGTAAGGCACTTTCAAGCAGTGCCTGACGGATGAAGTGAGGATCGGGTTTTTCTCCTCGTTTGAGCTGGATGCTCATTAACAGTGCTACCAGCCCAGATACAATTGGAGTCGCAAAGCTAGTCCCAAATTTTAGGGTGGTACCTCCACCAAGCATGGCTCCCAAGATGTTTTCACCAGGAGCCAAGATTCCCTGGTTTTGGTAAGCCTGACCCCAATTACTAAAATCGATTGGCAATCCCTGGTCATTCATTGCACCCACGGCCAGCACCGAGGGCAAAGCTGCCGGAACATGAAGACATTCACAGGCATTATTTCCCGCTGCTGCAACGATTAAAACACCATTCTCATGACAGTGACGGACAGCTTTTTCCAAAATGGGGTCTGCTGCACCAGATTCACTGAGTTCGCCTCCACTGATATTTATGACATTAGCTCCTTGTTCAACTGCCTGATTAATTGCTCGAGCTAGGTCTATTTGCAACAGTGAACGATTCTGAGTATCAGAGAATACTGGCACAATCAGCCCACGACAACCGGGGGCAATTCCCTGAACTGGACTACCATGCTGCCCAAAAATTACGCTGGCAATGTGAGTACCATGACTAGCCATCTTCCCCACAGGAGCATCTGAAACCAGTGTAGGCAGCTTGATTAGCTGGGCCCCTTGAAAGCTGGGATGAGATAGATCAACTGATCCGTCAAGAACGGCTACACATACGCGCGAATCCCCAATAGATTCATCCCACAAAGATTCAATTCCAGGCAATTTTGACGCTGAGTAGTTAAACATCTATTGGTCATCCAGAGAAATGCTAGCGAGAAGGGAGTCCTTGAACCTCCCGTCTTCAGGGGAGATTTAGTGAAGCTACTAGCGCTGGAATCCCTTAGCGACTGCCGCGCAGCGCCCTATAGCTTTCACCCCGATCGCAATTATATACACTCCTCTCAAGAAATGGTGAATATATTAAGAAATGTTGAATACATTCACAAAATTTGACATTCAGACAGAAGAAGAAGTTGATTCCTATTGACAGGAGATTACCTCAACATCGGCTCAGTATTTCAATATAAATATTACCTTGTAAACCTCTAATTTTTTATAAAAATTTATCTCAAAATTATTTAAACTTTTCGATTAAATGTAACAGGATATAAACTATCAAAGCCGCAGAATTTTTAATTCGAAGTCCATTGCAATACTTAGTAATTAATCTATCCAAATTCAAAGGCATTTTGAGGAATTTCCAGAGCAATTCTATTTGCCCCTGCTGTCGATAAAGAAATGCGCTACGCGCACGCTACGGGATCAGCAATATCTTGATTAGTAGGGTGGGCAGTGCCTACCAACGCCCTTTGCAAGCTTGATGATCTGTCTGAGGCACTGCCCACCCTACATCAACTTGCTATGATTGTTTTTTGGGTATTAAATAGTTCAATTGTTCTATTTGAGTGCAAGCCTTATCCTACAAGGATTACAGCGAATTTACGAATCAGCTCTTAGGAAACGCGATCGCTCCCAACCTAACTTAAGTAAGCGAGAATGCCACCGCTATCGCTAAAATCATCCTTACGCTTGCTCTCATAGTCCAGAAGCCCTCTCAAACACCTTTCAGGTATACTCCGATTACCAACCTTTTTGATACATTGCCCTACAAAGAACACCTCCTCAATCAAGGGGATTTGGTATGACTATCGACTACTGGCAAAATACTTGCTGCACTGCTTTAACTATTCTGTTAAGATCCGTCATCTCCAATTCTGGATAGACTGGTAAAGATAATAACTTTTCCACGATTTGCTTTGCTATTGTTAATCGTCCTACCCGATGAGGTAAACCATTTTGATAAACAGGTTGATCTGGAATCAATTTCGGATATATTCTCATAGTTTCGATGCCAACAGAATTTAAGTGGTATTCTAATTTCTGTCTTGTCTGGACTGAATCCGTTATAACAGTGTATAGATAATAAACATGAGTCCGCCCTGGAGCAACAAAAGGAATCTGTAGTGGTAAACCATCAAAATGAGCGTTGTAATAATTAGCAATATAATTACGACGTTGGTTCCACTCTTCTAAGAATTTTAATTCTAAATTTATTAATGCGGCTGTAAACTCTCCCATACGCCCTCTTAGCCCAAACACCTCGTGATTATAACGATTTCCAGGGATTCTACCTAAATCACATAAACGAAGGACTTGTGATACATTCTTGGCATCTTGCATTGTTATCATGCCACCATCTTCTAATCCGCCTATATTTTTGCCATTATAGAAAGAAAAACAACCAAAATCTCCCATACTACCAGCATAGTTGCCATGATAAGTAGCCCCATGTGCTTGTGCGCAATCTTCAATAATTTTTAGATTGTACTTTTTAGCTATATCCATTAATCTGTCCATATCAGCCATTTGCCCATACATATGTACTGGGATAATAGCTACGGTTTTCCTAGTAATAGAATCCAAGACTGCATCTGGATTAATGGTTAGTGTTTTGGGGTCTATATCTACAAATACTGGAATACCTCCGACTGCATTTACAGCATAAGCTGTTGAAATAAATGTTAATGAAGGCACTATTACTTCATCACCTGGATTGATTCCAGCACACATGAGTGCTATTTGCAAAGAGATAGTTCCAGATGATGTGGCAATTCCGGTTGTCCCCCATAAATCTTTTATCGATTTTTCAAGAGCAATAACACGATTTCCGCGTCCTGTATATTTTCCAGATAAAATTACTTCGTCAAATAACTCAAGAATCTGGTTTTTGAGAAACTCAAAGCGAAGACTATACCCTTCAAAGGGAATTTTGGCTCTACCGAACCTAGTGTCTATAAAACCGCGCTTATTCCCGACTAGGTCTGATTGGATGGGGTTTTTAGAAAAAATCATTCTATTAAAAACTCAAATTACCGCCCAATCAGGATTATACTACAGCAATCCTAAATCATTTATTTGTAAAATCAGCATCTGGAATCGTTGCTGGGCAAGGGTTATAGCGATGGCTTTGGCCAATATATTTCACGAATCATTTAGGACTGGTATAATAATTTTATAACATTGTTACACAGCCAGTTCGGTATAGCCAATTTAATTAGTTAAATTTTGCTTAAATTCAACTAATTAAACCAGGGTAAATGCCATAAAAAATGGCTCATAATGTGCATTGGGTAGATATCGGTTGATCGTGGCTCATGTCGCCCCCTCAGTCGAAGAGTATATTAAGCGAGGTAATCGTGATTGGGTAAGGGAGATGATGATTCGTCGTCAAGCGTCTGTGAATGAATTTTGCCTCGAAAAGATTGACCTAGAACAGGTTACAGGTTGAACGCGATGGACTTCGTCCCGCTTTCAGCGAACGCGTAGCCTTTTGGCCAAGGTTATTCACAGTTGAATCTTGACAGATTGAAGGTTAAAGGTGATCAAACCAACCTTCAACCTTCTAACCGGCAACTGGTAACCGAAGCCAACCTGGAACCTTTAAGCTTCAACTGTTTTAGGCTACTGTCGAAGAAACTAACTCCCGTTCCTCTACCACATCAGGATTGGCTTGAGGAGTATCTGCCTCAGAAGGTGGTACCACTTGCCAGAATTTGGGCAGATATTCAGACCAGTTATCCAGAATCATCTGGGCTTTCGGGCTACCAGTCCGAGTGGCATGGTCTTTAATTAAGCCTTTCAACTGCTGCTCTCCAGCCGCTGAAATCACCCGTTGAATCTTGACATTCTGGTTCACTTTGGCGGGAAAACTCTCCTCTTCATCTAGGAAGTAGGCTAAACCACCAGTCATACCAGCACCGACATTGCGTCCCACTTTCCCTAAGACTACAATTACACCACCGGTCATGTATTCACAGCAGTGATCACCAGCGGACTCAATCACAGCATAGCCTTTGGAGTTGCGCACACCAAACCGCTCACCAGCACCACCATGGGCAAATAATGTTCCGCCAGTGGCACCATAGAGGCAGGTATTACCTACAATCACATTGTTAGCTGGGTCGTAGGTGGCATCAGCCGGTGGTTTGATAATAATTTCACCACCATGCATCCCTTTACCTACATAGTCATTGGCTTCACCAGTTAAAATCAGGGTCATACTAGGCAGGTTAAAGGCACCAAAGCTTTGACCAGCAGCCCCCTTGAAGTTGAGAGTAATGTGTCCATCGAAACCAGTGTTACCATACTGCTTGGCAATTACCCCAGCAATTCGAGCCCCTACAGTACGGTCAGTGTTGACAATGTCAACATCTTTAGTCACGGACCCATGATTTTGAATAGCATTCGTCAGGTCAGCGTCAGCCAGCAGTTGATCATCTAGGACTGGTCCATTGCTGTGGACATCGTTATGGTTGAGCCAACTGCGGTCTGTGCGAGTATCAGGCAGCTGAGTCAGACAATCTAGATTCAGCATAGATGTCTTAGTCAACTCAAGGTCGTCCCGGACTTTGAGTAGATCAGCCCGACCAATGATATCCTTTAAGGAACGGTAACCTAGTTTGGCAAGAAGCGATCGCACTTCCTGAGCCACAAAGTAGAAGAAGTTGACCACGTGCTCTGGAATCCCGGTAAAGCGCTGGCGCAGG encodes:
- a CDS encoding S8 family serine peptidase, whose amino-acid sequence is MFNYSASKLPGIESLWDESIGDSRVCVAVLDGSVDLSHPSFQGAQLIKLPTLVSDAPVGKMASHGTHIASVIFGQHGSPVQGIAPGCRGLIVPVFSDTQNRSLLQIDLARAINQAVEQGANVINISGGELSESGAADPILEKAVRHCHENGVLIVAAAGNNACECLHVPAALPSVLAVGAMNDQGLPIDFSNWGQAYQNQGILAPGENILGAMLGGGTTLKFGTSFATPIVSGLVALLMSIQLKRGEKPDPHFIRQALLESALPCHPDTVPDARRCLAGRLNIPGAYELITKGETQEMSNQNWEVERMQPSEASNLGSAESVNQQQVYETTVVPSATSGQMTVEPTAQTAPVQQAMPVHRQMGVIPAAQTAPIQQGMPVHPVHYGQMGVVPAAQTAPVRQAMPVQQGMPVHHGQMGVVPAAHTAPVQQAMPVHRVHHGQMGVVPAAQTAPIQQAMPVQQEMPVHYQQMGVVPAGYNEPVQQAMPVHRVHHGQMGVVPAAHTAPIQQAMPVQQGMPVHYQQMGVVPAAYNEPVQQAMPVHSVHHGQMGVVPAAPVQQGMPVHYQQMGVVPAGQTAPVQQGMPVQQGMPVHYQQMGVVPAGQTAPVQQGMPVQQGMPVHYQQMGVVPAGQTAPVQHATPVQQGMPVHYQQMGVVPAAQTTPVQHATPVQQGMPVHYQQMGAVPAMTANTVASSRVTPSGVVPSMGCGCDSGSKALVYAIGTIGYDFGTEARQDSFKQLMPLVDSQNVNREVSAENENTETAVPANPFDVRQMTNYLLGTPILDGNGDLQLDSQNDYEVRRNEGTDNISETQSLIWTLNLELTPIYAIEAKGPSAQLVYKQLSKFLEGQALPQIAQNDYNKGYIDKVSVPGILTGKTVQLFSGQVVPVLELYNLRGLYGWHIEVLIQDVINAVAAGDIDETRWDEVREATDYALRAFLQRIYYDLRNLGQTSQERAFNYAATNAFQFADALVTVLQTSSSSSAGSMQLDTIGVERSPFCRVDSDCWDVKLKFFDPENDRRAKKILRYTIDVSDIMPVTMGQPRIWDAL
- a CDS encoding DegT/DnrJ/EryC1/StrS family aminotransferase; this encodes MIFSKNPIQSDLVGNKRGFIDTRFGRAKIPFEGYSLRFEFLKNQILELFDEVILSGKYTGRGNRVIALEKSIKDLWGTTGIATSSGTISLQIALMCAGINPGDEVIVPSLTFISTAYAVNAVGGIPVFVDIDPKTLTINPDAVLDSITRKTVAIIPVHMYGQMADMDRLMDIAKKYNLKIIEDCAQAHGATYHGNYAGSMGDFGCFSFYNGKNIGGLEDGGMITMQDAKNVSQVLRLCDLGRIPGNRYNHEVFGLRGRMGEFTAALINLELKFLEEWNQRRNYIANYYNAHFDGLPLQIPFVAPGRTHVYYLYTVITDSVQTRQKLEYHLNSVGIETMRIYPKLIPDQPVYQNGLPHRVGRLTIAKQIVEKLLSLPVYPELEMTDLNRIVKAVQQVFCQ